A region of Lycium barbarum isolate Lr01 chromosome 1, ASM1917538v2, whole genome shotgun sequence DNA encodes the following proteins:
- the LOC132602351 gene encoding protein BASIC PENTACYSTEINE2-like gives MDGNGGMNIRNWGFFEPTATVLKGHLGLQLMSSMDEKPHFGNICENHHHHHQQQQAHQPDHPTVMALTNGGAFHHHRVCGLSESPMPMDYMREMWVNHKDYREKYFNLLSANHHYLTGYGYLPETSSTQSMQMHQQPNLVKVEAAPLVEEEVCQEMDIGGLAKKRGPGKSEVLKPPKTKKAKKATRTPKGESTPSVPRARAPRKSAEVVINGINMDISGIPIPICSCTGAAQQCYRWGCGGWQSACCTTNLSSYPLPMNVKRRGSRIAGRKMSLGAFKKVLEKLASEGYNFSNPIDLKPHWAKHGTNKFVTIR, from the coding sequence ATGGATGGAAATGGCGGTATGAATATACGAAATTGGGGCTTTTTTGAGCCAACGGCAACAGTCCTGAAGGGACATTTGGGCCTGCAACTCATGTCCTCAATGGACGAAAAGCCCCATTTTGGCAACATTTGCGAGAatcaccatcaccaccaccaacaacaacaagcccatcAACCTGACCATCCTACAGTTATGGCGTTGACTAATGGTGGTGCGTTTCATCATCATCGGGTTTGTGGGCTCTCGGAGTCTCCCATGCCAATGGATTACATGAGGGAGATGTGGGTTAATCATAAAGACTATAGAGAGAAGTATTTCAATCTGTTATCTGCAAACCACCACTATCTTACAGGTTATGGTTATTTGCCTGAGACATCTTCCACTCAGTCTATGCAGATGCACCAGCAGCCAAACTTGGTGAAAGTTGAAGCTGCTCCTTTGGTGGAGGAAGAGGTTTGCCAAGAAATGGATATAGGCGGTCTTGCTAAGAAAAGGGGACCTGGTAAGTCCGAAGTGCTGAAGCCCCCTAAAACTAAGAAGGCCAAGAAAGCTACTAGGACTCCTAAAGGTGAGTCTACCCCTTCTGTTCCACGGGCAAGAGCTCCCAGGAAAAGTGCAGAAGTTGTAATTAACGGGATTAATATGGACATTTCGGGAATTCCTATACCAATCTGCTCATGCACTGGGGCTGCTCAGCAGTGTTATAGGTGGGGCTGTGGTGGGTGGCAGTCAGCTTGCTGTACCACCAATTTGTCTTCGTATCCCTTGCCTATGAATGTAAAACGGCGTGGTTCAAGGATAGCAGGTCGGAAGATGAGTTTGGGAGCGTttaagaaggttctagagaaactGGCCTCAGAAGGATATAACTTTTCTAATCCAATTGATCTGAAGCCACACTGGGCAAAGCATGGTACAAACAAGTTTGTCACTATCAGATAG